The Agrobacterium vitis genome has a segment encoding these proteins:
- a CDS encoding RidA family protein — protein MSIKRIEPGKRMSGAVVHGNTVYLAGQVGEGTGVTEQSKSALAEVDRLLAAAGSDKSKILQTIIYLSDMSTFAEMNAVWESWIDPANPPARATSEAALATPDYKVEFIVTAAI, from the coding sequence ATGTCCATCAAGCGTATCGAGCCCGGCAAGCGTATGAGCGGTGCTGTCGTTCACGGCAATACCGTCTATCTGGCTGGCCAGGTCGGCGAAGGCACTGGTGTCACCGAACAGTCCAAATCGGCGCTGGCCGAAGTGGATCGCCTGCTGGCCGCTGCCGGTTCCGACAAGTCGAAGATCCTGCAAACCATCATCTACCTCTCCGACATGTCCACCTTCGCCGAAATGAATGCTGTCTGGGAAAGCTGGATCGACCCTGCCAACCCACCAGCCCGCGCCACCAGCGAAGCTGCTTTGGCAACCCCGGATTACAAGGTTGAGTTTATCGTGACGGCTGCGATTTAA
- a CDS encoding protein tyrosine phosphatase family protein, producing MNIRPINEEYSVSGQISLDDLDDIKALGFKSIVCHRPDGEEPGQPDFAAIATRAEELGLAIRHIPVGPMGVTPDAVAAMVDALDDLERPMLGYCRSGARSTATYEHSLRQR from the coding sequence ATGAATATCAGGCCGATCAACGAGGAATATTCCGTCAGCGGTCAGATCAGTCTCGATGATCTGGATGATATCAAGGCGCTGGGCTTCAAATCCATCGTTTGCCATCGCCCGGATGGCGAAGAGCCCGGCCAGCCGGATTTTGCCGCCATTGCCACGCGGGCCGAGGAGCTTGGGCTTGCCATCCGCCATATTCCGGTCGGCCCGATGGGAGTCACGCCGGATGCCGTCGCCGCCATGGTTGACGCGTTGGATGATCTGGAGCGCCCGATGCTTGGCTATTGCCGCTCCGGCGCCCGCTCTACGGCGACCTACGAACACAGCCTGCGCCAGCGCTAA
- a CDS encoding L,D-transpeptidase family protein, whose translation MQPLWKTGLIVVALLSTVSQPALARSPYTGQNANTVLITPSGEVLDFVPAQGSVMISRDRMGRTVLIDRSGNLIATEMPADMVYGRADRNRYPNDYYPPAPSGGGYDDEDMATGGIPGDQPVERQSLDQGYPQNVNHDPSVSDDALARPASPSTAAPPTLGSSGKAKPEITALQVFLAREGFSPGAIDGHMGMNVQKALEAWQQKTGETLNPNDTDAIMERLRMNGGLPFTSYTLTAADAAGPYVAEIPEDYSQKAAMPSLGYTSTTEMLAEKFHMDEGYLKALNPGVDFTVPGSTVKVVSIGQPHSGRVTRIVADKGRKQVLAYGEDGQLITAYPASIGSNDTPSPSGTVQVQRVAFDPGYTYNPKVNFQQGANDKVLNIPPGPNGPVGTVWIALSKPTYGIHGTPEPSKIGRTQSHGCIRLTNWDATELAKMVQPGVTVEFVD comes from the coding sequence GTGCAGCCGCTTTGGAAAACTGGTCTCATCGTCGTCGCGCTTCTCTCAACGGTGTCGCAGCCCGCGCTGGCGCGCAGCCCCTATACGGGGCAGAACGCGAATACAGTGCTGATTACGCCCTCAGGAGAGGTTCTGGATTTCGTACCCGCACAGGGCTCGGTGATGATCAGCCGCGACCGCATGGGCCGCACGGTTTTGATTGACCGCTCCGGCAATCTGATCGCCACGGAAATGCCTGCCGACATGGTGTATGGCCGTGCCGACCGTAACCGCTATCCCAATGATTATTATCCACCAGCTCCTTCTGGCGGCGGCTATGACGACGAGGATATGGCGACTGGCGGCATTCCCGGGGACCAACCCGTTGAGCGCCAATCCCTCGACCAGGGCTACCCACAAAACGTCAACCATGATCCTTCGGTGAGCGACGATGCCCTGGCGCGGCCTGCCTCTCCTTCGACCGCAGCGCCGCCGACGCTTGGCAGCAGCGGCAAGGCCAAGCCGGAAATCACCGCGCTTCAGGTGTTTCTCGCCCGCGAAGGATTTTCGCCGGGGGCTATCGACGGCCATATGGGGATGAATGTTCAAAAGGCGCTGGAAGCCTGGCAGCAAAAGACCGGCGAGACGCTGAACCCTAACGACACCGACGCCATCATGGAGCGGCTGCGGATGAATGGCGGCCTGCCCTTCACCAGCTATACGCTGACCGCCGCCGATGCCGCTGGTCCTTATGTGGCGGAAATTCCTGAGGATTACAGCCAGAAGGCTGCGATGCCGTCGCTTGGCTATACATCCACAACGGAAATGCTGGCTGAGAAATTCCACATGGATGAGGGCTATCTGAAGGCGCTCAATCCCGGTGTCGATTTCACTGTTCCCGGCAGCACGGTCAAAGTGGTCAGCATCGGCCAGCCCCATAGTGGCCGGGTTACACGCATCGTGGCCGACAAGGGCCGCAAACAGGTTCTGGCTTACGGCGAGGATGGTCAGCTCATCACTGCCTACCCAGCCAGCATCGGCTCTAATGACACGCCATCGCCATCCGGCACCGTGCAGGTGCAGCGCGTCGCCTTCGATCCCGGCTACACCTATAATCCGAAGGTCAATTTCCAGCAGGGCGCCAATGACAAGGTTCTGAATATTCCGCCAGGCCCGAATGGTCCTGTTGGTACCGTTTGGATTGCCTTGTCCAAGCCCACCTACGGCATCCACGGTACGCCGGAACCCTCGAAGATCGGTCGCACCCAAAGCCATGGTTGTATTCGTCTGACCAATTGGGATGCAACGGAACTGGCCAAGATGGTACAGCCGGGCGTCACCGTAGAATTCGTTGACTGA
- the ettA gene encoding energy-dependent translational throttle protein EttA, translated as MARQFIYHMSGLNKSYGAKKILENVNLSFYPDAKIGILGPNGAGKSTVLRIIAGLDKEYTGEAWLAEGATMGYLEQEPKLNPDKTVFENVMEGVASKTAILDRYNELMMNYSDETADEGAKLQDMIDSQNLWDLENQVEMAMDALRCPPGDSDVTSLSGGERRRVALCKLLLSQPDLLLLDEPTNHLDAETIGWLENHLREYPGSVLMITHDRYFLDNVTGWILELDRGRGIPYEGNYSAYLQAKAKRLMQESREDASRQKALSREQEWIASSPKARQAKSKARIKSYEQLVEAAEKQRPGDAQIIIPVSERLGQVVIELDGISKSYGDRLLIDNLSLKLPPGGIVGVIGPNGAGKTTLFRMITGQETPDSGTVKVGDSVQLGYVDQSRDTLAADKTVWEEISGGAEIIKLGKFDMNSRAYCGAFNFKGGDQQQKVGNLSGGQRNRVHLAKMLKAGGNVLLLDEPTNDLDTETLGALENALESFAGCAIIISHDRMFLDRLATHILAFEGDSHVEWFEGNFEDYEKDKIRRLGAESVNPKRVSYKRLTR; from the coding sequence ATGGCACGTCAGTTCATCTACCACATGTCCGGGCTTAACAAGTCCTATGGCGCCAAGAAGATCCTTGAGAACGTCAACCTGTCCTTCTATCCCGATGCCAAGATCGGTATTCTCGGCCCGAACGGTGCCGGTAAATCGACGGTTCTGCGCATCATCGCTGGTCTCGACAAGGAATATACCGGGGAAGCCTGGCTCGCCGAAGGCGCGACCATGGGCTATCTGGAGCAGGAACCCAAGCTGAACCCGGACAAGACCGTATTCGAAAACGTCATGGAAGGCGTTGCCTCCAAGACCGCCATCCTCGACCGCTATAACGAGTTGATGATGAATTACTCGGACGAGACGGCGGATGAAGGCGCCAAGCTTCAGGACATGATTGACAGCCAGAACCTTTGGGATCTGGAAAATCAGGTCGAAATGGCCATGGACGCCCTGCGTTGCCCGCCCGGTGACAGCGACGTAACCAGCCTGTCCGGTGGTGAACGCCGCCGCGTGGCGCTGTGCAAGCTGCTGCTGTCTCAGCCCGACCTGCTGCTGCTTGACGAACCAACCAACCACTTGGACGCTGAAACCATCGGCTGGCTGGAAAACCACCTGCGGGAATATCCCGGCTCCGTGCTGATGATTACCCACGATCGCTACTTCCTCGACAATGTCACCGGTTGGATTCTTGAACTCGACCGTGGCCGTGGCATTCCTTACGAAGGCAATTACTCGGCCTATCTGCAAGCCAAGGCCAAGCGTCTGATGCAGGAAAGCCGCGAAGACGCGTCACGCCAGAAGGCGCTGTCGCGCGAGCAGGAATGGATCGCTTCCAGCCCCAAGGCCCGTCAGGCCAAGTCCAAGGCCCGTATTAAGTCCTATGAGCAACTGGTGGAAGCGGCTGAAAAGCAGCGTCCCGGCGATGCGCAGATCATCATTCCCGTCAGCGAGCGACTGGGCCAGGTGGTCATCGAGCTGGATGGCATCTCCAAGTCCTATGGCGACCGTCTGCTGATCGACAATCTGAGCCTGAAACTACCGCCGGGCGGCATTGTTGGCGTGATCGGCCCGAACGGTGCGGGTAAGACGACGCTGTTTCGGATGATCACGGGCCAGGAAACGCCGGATTCCGGCACGGTCAAAGTCGGCGATAGCGTGCAGCTTGGTTATGTTGATCAGAGCCGCGATACTTTGGCCGCCGACAAGACGGTCTGGGAAGAAATTTCCGGTGGGGCCGAAATCATCAAGCTCGGCAAGTTTGACATGAACTCCCGCGCCTATTGCGGTGCCTTCAACTTCAAGGGCGGCGACCAGCAACAGAAGGTTGGCAATCTCTCTGGCGGTCAGCGCAACCGCGTGCATCTGGCCAAGATGCTGAAGGCTGGCGGCAATGTTCTGCTGCTCGACGAACCGACCAACGACCTCGATACCGAAACGCTCGGCGCGCTGGAAAATGCGCTGGAAAGCTTTGCCGGCTGTGCGATCATCATTTCGCATGACCGCATGTTCCTCGACCGTCTGGCCACCCATATTCTCGCCTTCGAAGGCGATAGCCACGTGGAATGGTTCGAAGGCAATTTCGAGGACTATGAAAAGGACAAGATCCGCCGGTTGGGTGCCGAAAGCGTCAACCCGAAGCGGGTCAGCTACAAGCGCCTGACCCGGTAA
- a CDS encoding ribonuclease T2 family protein: protein MKHFYYLGLAAAVFLTCLPSFAAEKGRTTSILAVSWQPGFCETKPDKPECKSQTADRYDASHFTLHGLWPMRQNYCGVAQADIDTDKKSRWTDLPEVTLSAETRQALDRVMPGTQSSLERHEWIKHGTCTGLNQQDYFAEAIALIETLNGSAVNGLFAANVGKAVTQEDVQTAFDASFGPGAGRRVKMSCEQDGNRRIVTELTIGLGDGEVGTPLQERIQAAGSTKFDCNQGIVDPVGLQ, encoded by the coding sequence ATGAAGCATTTTTACTATCTGGGTCTGGCTGCGGCGGTCTTTCTGACCTGTCTTCCGTCTTTCGCAGCGGAAAAAGGCAGGACCACCAGCATTCTGGCCGTCAGTTGGCAGCCGGGTTTTTGCGAGACCAAGCCGGACAAGCCGGAATGCAAGAGCCAGACGGCGGATCGCTATGATGCCAGCCATTTTACCCTGCATGGTCTTTGGCCGATGCGCCAGAACTATTGCGGCGTCGCGCAGGCCGATATCGATACCGACAAGAAAAGCCGCTGGACCGATCTGCCGGAAGTGACCCTGTCTGCCGAGACCCGACAGGCGCTGGACCGGGTCATGCCCGGCACGCAGTCATCATTGGAACGGCATGAATGGATCAAGCATGGCACCTGCACCGGTCTTAATCAACAAGACTATTTTGCCGAGGCGATCGCGCTGATTGAGACCCTGAACGGTTCGGCGGTCAATGGGCTGTTTGCTGCCAACGTGGGCAAGGCGGTGACCCAGGAAGATGTGCAGACGGCGTTTGATGCCAGCTTTGGTCCGGGCGCTGGGCGGCGGGTGAAAATGAGCTGCGAACAAGACGGCAACAGACGGATTGTGACGGAATTGACCATAGGTCTTGGGGATGGCGAGGTCGGGACGCCGCTGCAAGAGCGCATCCAGGCGGCAGGCTCAACCAAGTTTGATTGCAACCAGGGTATTGTCGATCCGGTTGGGCTGCAATGA
- a CDS encoding alpha/beta hydrolase, with translation MFDETLYLQRPDGARIAYHHHQAENDGKAILLINHGLIEHSRRYRRFAVFMAASGFHVYAHDHRGHGETQAPDAPLGRFARKNGVSLVIEDARAIRDLAIANHPGLPVLLFGHSMGGLIALRTAMEFPESFQALAVWNSNFNNGIETRLARLVLKIERALKGSDVPSLLMAKATFEAWGKAVSGRRTLFDWLSHDAAEVDLYANDPLCRFQASNSLWMDVLDLTAQTATLPRLARLRTDLPIHLVGGGQDPATKGGDATRALDHRLRQSGLTDVTLTLYPAMRHETLNEIGRDEAMAAFRDWARKALGLTAVHSGLE, from the coding sequence ATGTTTGACGAAACGCTTTACCTGCAAAGGCCGGATGGTGCCCGGATCGCCTACCATCATCATCAGGCAGAAAATGACGGCAAAGCCATTCTCCTGATCAATCATGGGCTGATCGAACATTCACGCCGCTATCGCCGCTTTGCCGTCTTCATGGCCGCATCGGGCTTTCACGTTTACGCCCATGACCACCGTGGACACGGAGAAACCCAGGCCCCGGATGCACCGCTTGGTCGCTTTGCGCGAAAGAATGGCGTTTCGCTAGTGATCGAAGATGCCAGGGCGATCCGCGATCTGGCGATTGCCAACCATCCCGGCCTGCCGGTTCTGCTGTTTGGTCATTCCATGGGCGGGCTGATCGCCCTGCGCACCGCAATGGAATTTCCAGAAAGTTTTCAGGCGCTGGCGGTGTGGAATTCCAATTTCAACAACGGCATCGAGACCCGGTTAGCCCGGCTGGTTCTGAAGATCGAGCGGGCCTTGAAAGGCTCTGACGTGCCAAGCCTGCTGATGGCCAAGGCGACCTTCGAGGCCTGGGGCAAGGCGGTGTCGGGAAGGCGCACTTTGTTCGATTGGTTGAGCCATGATGCCGCCGAAGTCGATCTCTACGCCAATGACCCGCTCTGCCGGTTTCAGGCCAGCAATTCGCTGTGGATGGACGTGCTTGACCTGACGGCTCAGACCGCAACCCTGCCCCGCCTTGCCCGGCTGCGAACCGACCTGCCCATTCATCTGGTCGGCGGCGGGCAGGACCCGGCCACCAAAGGCGGCGATGCCACCCGCGCGTTGGATCATCGCCTGCGGCAATCCGGTCTGACCGATGTCACGCTGACCCTTTATCCCGCCATGCGGCATGAAACGCTGAACGAAATTGGTCGTGACGAGGCCATGGCGGCGTTTCGGGATTGGGCGCGAAAAGCGCTGGGCCTAACGGCAGTTCATTCCGGTTTGGAATGA
- a CDS encoding thiamine pyrophosphate-binding protein translates to MKRTGGQLIVEALKANGVKRVACVPGESYLAVLDALVDSQIETVVCRQEGGAAMMADCWGRLTGEPGICMVTRGPGATNASAGLHIARQDSVPMILFIGQVARDMREREAFQEVEYRRAFTEFAKWVGEIDDVARIPEFISRAFAVATSGRPGPVVLTLPEDVLVEEADAPEARPYMPVEAHPGPSQIAALGAMLEKAERPLVILGGTRWDEASVKAFEDFAAQWKLPVGCSFRRQMLFDHLHPNYAGDVGIGINPALAKEVKDADLILLLGGRFSEMPSSSYTLMDIPYPKQKLVHVYPDPSELGRVYRPDLAICASPKDFVAALADLKAPALPVWTERTQTMHAQYLNWSTPPKTGPGTVQMGPLMEWIEANTAKDVVFTNGAGNYATWLHRFHRFQGYNTQAAPTSGSMGYGLPAAVAAKAQFPEREVICFAGDGCFMMHGQEFITAVRYNLPIIVLLINNSTYGTIRMHQEREYPGRVSATDLVNPDFKAFAQAYGGHGELVEKTEDFAAAFERARASGKPSIIEIKLDAEAITPTRTLTQIREKS, encoded by the coding sequence ATGAAAAGAACCGGCGGACAATTGATCGTTGAAGCCCTGAAGGCCAATGGCGTGAAGCGCGTTGCCTGCGTGCCCGGCGAAAGCTATCTGGCGGTGCTGGACGCGCTGGTTGACAGCCAGATCGAAACCGTCGTCTGCCGTCAGGAAGGCGGCGCGGCAATGATGGCCGATTGCTGGGGCCGCCTGACCGGCGAGCCCGGCATTTGCATGGTGACACGCGGTCCGGGTGCCACCAATGCCTCGGCGGGTCTGCATATTGCCCGGCAGGATTCGGTGCCGATGATCCTGTTCATTGGCCAGGTCGCCCGCGACATGCGCGAACGCGAAGCCTTTCAGGAAGTCGAATATCGGCGCGCCTTTACCGAATTTGCCAAATGGGTCGGCGAGATCGATGACGTCGCCCGCATCCCGGAATTTATCAGCCGCGCCTTTGCCGTCGCCACATCGGGCCGTCCCGGTCCTGTGGTGCTGACCCTGCCGGAAGATGTGCTGGTGGAAGAGGCGGATGCACCAGAAGCCCGCCCCTATATGCCGGTGGAAGCGCATCCCGGCCCTAGCCAGATTGCCGCGCTTGGCGCGATGCTGGAAAAGGCAGAGCGCCCGCTGGTCATCCTCGGCGGCACCCGCTGGGATGAGGCCTCAGTGAAAGCGTTTGAAGATTTTGCCGCGCAGTGGAAACTGCCGGTCGGCTGCTCCTTCCGCCGCCAGATGCTGTTTGACCATCTGCACCCCAATTACGCCGGCGATGTCGGCATTGGCATCAATCCGGCGCTTGCGAAAGAGGTGAAGGACGCCGATCTGATCCTGTTGCTGGGCGGTCGTTTTTCCGAAATGCCATCGTCATCCTACACGCTGATGGACATCCCCTACCCCAAGCAAAAACTGGTGCATGTCTATCCCGATCCGTCGGAGCTTGGCCGGGTCTACCGCCCTGATCTCGCCATCTGCGCCAGCCCCAAGGATTTCGTTGCGGCTTTGGCTGATTTGAAAGCACCGGCCTTACCCGTCTGGACCGAGCGGACGCAAACCATGCACGCTCAATATCTGAACTGGTCCACCCCACCCAAAACCGGCCCCGGCACGGTGCAGATGGGACCGCTCATGGAGTGGATCGAAGCCAATACCGCCAAAGATGTCGTCTTCACCAATGGCGCGGGCAATTACGCCACATGGCTGCACCGTTTTCATCGTTTTCAGGGCTATAACACGCAGGCCGCCCCCACCTCCGGCTCCATGGGCTATGGCCTGCCCGCCGCCGTGGCCGCCAAGGCGCAATTTCCCGAACGTGAAGTGATCTGCTTTGCCGGTGACGGCTGCTTCATGATGCATGGCCAGGAATTCATCACTGCCGTGCGCTACAATCTGCCGATCATCGTTTTGCTGATTAACAACAGCACCTATGGCACCATCCGCATGCATCAGGAGCGCGAATATCCGGGCCGCGTCAGCGCCACCGATCTGGTGAACCCGGATTTCAAGGCCTTTGCGCAGGCCTATGGCGGCCATGGCGAACTGGTGGAAAAGACTGAGGATTTCGCGGCGGCGTTTGAGCGCGCACGAGCCTCTGGCAAACCATCGATCATCGAAATCAAGCTAGATGCAGAAGCGATTACGCCGACCCGCACCTTGACTCAAATTCGCGAGAAAAGCTGA
- a CDS encoding aldose 1-epimerase family protein, translating to MMKLQAAKGPIVELDPTSVLDIRTLIIDGVDLSPHRAIPDDGDPRIDHSLEGFLFTCGPDHIRHPEPIGDGSGRRYPLHGSFSSHPATILHQSDSECRAEIPVRHADGGQSLLERHWRIDAQTGAVALRDRITNTGHAPFPAMLMYHMNISAKLFDDAVRMEGAMLDEGGFGWRFGAEPGGVFCVAANSDKIIADGWAEFRLGPIASVGGLTLVVRFDTASLPFLQIWRNQQAPANVVGIEPVSHRWVGREDLAKGGELDMLAPGESREFGLDFFFM from the coding sequence ATCATGAAGCTACAGGCAGCCAAGGGTCCAATCGTTGAACTGGACCCGACATCGGTTCTGGATATTCGCACATTGATCATCGATGGGGTCGATCTGTCGCCGCATCGGGCCATTCCTGATGATGGCGATCCGCGCATTGACCATTCCCTGGAAGGCTTTCTTTTCACCTGCGGCCCTGACCATATCCGTCACCCTGAACCGATTGGCGATGGCAGCGGTCGTCGCTATCCGCTGCATGGTTCGTTTTCATCGCATCCGGCAACCATTCTTCATCAAAGCGACAGTGAGTGCCGGGCTGAAATTCCGGTGCGCCATGCCGATGGTGGCCAGTCGCTTCTGGAGCGCCATTGGCGCATCGATGCGCAAACCGGTGCTGTCGCGCTCCGCGACCGGATTACCAATACTGGCCACGCGCCGTTTCCCGCCATGTTGATGTATCACATGAATATCTCCGCTAAACTGTTCGATGATGCAGTGCGGATGGAAGGGGCAATGCTGGACGAAGGCGGTTTCGGCTGGCGTTTCGGCGCGGAGCCGGGCGGGGTGTTCTGCGTCGCCGCCAACAGCGACAAGATCATAGCGGATGGCTGGGCAGAGTTTCGGCTCGGCCCAATTGCCTCGGTTGGCGGTCTGACGTTGGTGGTGCGTTTTGACACGGCAAGCCTGCCCTTCCTGCAAATCTGGCGCAACCAGCAAGCTCCTGCCAATGTCGTGGGTATCGAGCCGGTCTCGCATCGCTGGGTCGGACGGGAAGATCTCGCCAAGGGCGGCGAACTCGACATGCTGGCGCCCGGCGAGAGCCGTGAATTCGGACTGGATTTCTTCTTCATGTGA
- a CDS encoding DMT family transporter, giving the protein MSTPPRATSGTSSQAPFFSGVTFGLGMMVLSVLITPLVDVFSKLATQTMPAAEISLARFFFQILFMLPVLIIRRTWPKLSWSNTRLHMVRGGVLCLSMLTFVTALRTMEVADAVAIFFVEPIILTILSGIILKEKIGWQRYLACGTGFIGAMLVVQPSFQEVGAVAFLPIIAAFCIAIFAILTRLLSRHQDPFVMQVETGCWAMVFCTIMIAIGQTMDLAMFDLVQPDLTGTIWLICTGATAAVGGVLGVFAYRAAPPSMLAPLQYLEIVTATLFGWLVFHDLPDALKWLGIAIIIGSGLTIIWRERKHASRPISDSSGPPQP; this is encoded by the coding sequence ATGTCCACTCCACCCCGTGCCACGTCAGGCACATCCAGCCAAGCGCCGTTTTTCTCCGGCGTCACGTTCGGACTTGGCATGATGGTACTGTCGGTGCTGATCACTCCGCTGGTGGATGTGTTTTCCAAACTGGCAACGCAAACCATGCCTGCTGCCGAAATCAGCCTTGCCCGGTTTTTCTTTCAGATCCTTTTCATGCTTCCCGTGCTGATAATAAGACGCACCTGGCCGAAACTATCCTGGTCCAACACCCGCCTGCATATGGTGCGTGGCGGGGTGCTCTGCCTGTCGATGCTGACCTTTGTTACCGCGTTGCGCACCATGGAAGTGGCGGATGCCGTGGCAATCTTTTTCGTCGAGCCGATCATCCTGACCATCTTGAGCGGCATCATCCTCAAAGAAAAAATCGGCTGGCAACGCTACCTCGCCTGTGGCACCGGGTTTATCGGCGCCATGTTGGTGGTGCAGCCCAGTTTCCAGGAAGTCGGAGCTGTCGCCTTCCTGCCGATCATTGCCGCCTTTTGCATCGCCATTTTTGCAATTCTGACGCGGCTATTGTCACGCCATCAGGACCCGTTCGTCATGCAGGTGGAAACCGGCTGCTGGGCCATGGTGTTTTGCACCATCATGATCGCCATAGGCCAGACGATGGACCTCGCCATGTTCGACCTGGTCCAGCCGGACCTAACCGGCACCATCTGGCTTATCTGCACTGGGGCCACTGCCGCCGTCGGCGGTGTGCTCGGTGTGTTTGCCTATCGCGCAGCACCACCCTCAATGCTGGCACCGCTGCAATATCTGGAAATCGTCACCGCCACCCTGTTTGGCTGGCTGGTCTTCCATGACCTGCCGGATGCGCTGAAATGGCTGGGCATCGCCATCATCATAGGCTCCGGCCTCACCATCATCTGGCGGGAGCGCAAACACGCATCCAGGCCTATTTCCGACAGCAGCGGGCCGCCACAACCTTAA